The stretch of DNA TATACTGGTTGAGGTAGAAATTTCATTTTGATAAACGGAGAGGACAAAGTGAAACCTCCTTATCGCGGTTTGTCTAGTCAACAATGACGATACGGGAGTTTTGCTTTTTTATAGTGTTTTATATAAAATTATTCAGTTTTTTAGAGACAATTCCAAGGTACGGGTATGAACCATTACAAAATGAATATGTAATTAATTCCTATAATAAATATTAGTTTTTAAGTCAATTATCCCTAAAGTAAAGGCGTCCTTGACGTTTACAGCAATTTAACGCCTATAGAATTTAAGTTACCGGTTTAGTGTTGCTACTCCAACCAATGTATGATCCTCAGCTTTCTATGAATGGTATAAAGCGAATTGGTGATAAAATTGTAAATGCAAAAACTACTAGTATAGAGTCGGGGCTTAAATCAAAGAAGCAGTAGTAACACATAGAATAGATGGTGTAAACTATAAACTTATAGTGAAAAAAGACTAGGCTGCAAGATTATATCCAGTGAAATAGAAAGCAGGGAGGAATATGAGTATTAAATTTACAGCTTATGTCTCCAATATGGAAGCGGGAACATCACATTTATTAACTAATGATCCACATAACGAATTAGATTCCGCATTTGTAACTTCAGAGCGAACAAGATATATACCAATTACACATCCAGAAGCGGCAAAAGCAGCTCTTAAAACTTGTGAGGAACAAGAAGGACCCGCATTATATATACCTGGATATGTGCAATTAACCATTGATGGTATAGACTTCTTTACAGAAGATGATTGGACTACTGACTTGCTAATGACTTGGAGAGATTTTGCGTTGCTTTTAGATGCTGACTATTTAAATAGTATTGATGAGAAAGAGGTTATTCTACTTGATAACCAAACTCAGTGTGTTATTACCAAGGTAGGCGATAACATGAAGGTAAAGATTGAAAGGTTTTTAATGCCTGAAGATGAAACAATTGATTTGGATCAAGTGGAAAATACAATCAGTGAAACACCTTTAGTTTCTAAGGATGAATTTCTCCATGCAATAAAAGAAGAATTAGAACATTTCACGAAATTCTTAACGAGCGAAGCTACTTTTAAAGAAGATAGTTCTTATGAGGATATTCTGGAGATTTATAATGAAGAAGCAGGACAAAAATAAGAATAGTGCAAGTGCCGATAATATTGATGCAGATTCTCTGGTAGTGTCAATATTTTTGTGTAAATGACATGCCAACCTTTTCTTATAGACCGTCGTGATATTGAATTTTATATATTTAATTTGCAAAAATGGTTTTAATGTTTTTGGAAGAGATACCCCTTCCAAAAACATTAAAATTATACGCCTTTCCGTGACTTTGTTTATTCTTTCGATTCAAACATCGCCGTTAGTTCTGCCCGTGCCTGATAGAAGCCGATGTGACAACGAGTGGTAAAGCGCTGGCTGGAGTCTTTGTGCTGAGATATGAGAAAGCCTTCTAGTGATTTCTCATTTTGAAACTATTCCTTGTGCTTTGTATATTTCTTAATTTGCTTGTTAAAGGACTCGATTAAATTCATTGAATACATACTAGCGCTGTCATCATTTTTTATGAAATAACATAAAAAGTGATGATGAATCAAAATTAAAAGTTTCCAACGATTATCTGTTATGAGCGGGGAATTATAAACCGGAATTATTGTTCATTTTAAAGTCGGAGGGGACATTTTTTTGAATATAATAGTTTAAATATCTGCAATTACTAAACACAAATGGAGAGAAAATTAAATTGTTATTATTTGCCCCTGTTGGATTAGGCGTCATTATTGGCATTATTATTCTATGGATGACATCAATGTTAAAAAGAAGAACAAACTTCAAACTTTCTGTAGTTAGGTTTCATATTACCTATTGTATTATTCTGTGTAGGTATTTTGAAAGTTAGAGGATTTGAAGGCGCGGCGTACGGTATTCTAGCATTAGTGTTGTTAGTTTTTTCTATTATCGCTTTTTCAAGTTCGAAAAAAAGATAAAAGGGGCTGTTAATAATTTTTTGATGTTCTGCAGCAACAGCCGATAAGTCAAGATTTTATGGGCACGCAGATTTCACAATAAGGATTGTTAATTATATCACCGGTATATTTTTCCATAATAGGTTTATCATCAATTTGATATCCATTGCTTTGTAGAGATGAAAAAATATCAGCATATGCTTTTTGAATATCTTCTGCGGTGTGTTTGACTTCGTAAATAAGGTATTTTCCGCTGGAGAGTTCACCTTCATAAATTGAATCATCCAATTGATAATCCTTTGAAATCACAATAGAAGCATCAAATCTACAATTTTCAGGCAGTGTTGTCTCAGGGTTATCTTGTGGAATTGCAAATAGAATGGCCGATTTAAGAAGATTTCTATTCTTAGCCCATTTTTTTAACTTCTCCATTACTTCAAAATTTGCACTGCCATAAGGACCAACCCTTCGTACATAAGCAATGCGATAGTTTGGTAGGGTTTCGACTTTAAACTTCATAGATTTTCTCTTCCTTTCTTCACTTGTATTTATTTGGTACATTTCGAATGCTATCATCATTTAAAAGTAGAATCATTGTAATTTTTAAAATTTATTGTTCAGAAAATCGTCCATAAAGCAGCAGAAGAAAAAATATTCTCCCCTAATGATTATAAAGATATTGACTTGATTATCGTTGATGAAATGATCGCTTAAAAGTCGTATCCCGGTCCTAAAGGTAGATTTAGGGCTTTTTTGTGGGAAGAGACAGAATCTGCTTATATGTCTGCGGCAAATGGCAAGAGGCTAATGGACTGAACTGAGCTTGATAGGATAGAGGCCGGAAGGAAGAGGAGTGTCAGATCGTTCTTTGCATTCCCGAATCAGGTGCAGAGTTTTTTTGATGTGATTTGTGAAAAAAGGATTGACTCTCACATAATGGTACTCTTTATGCTGTAAGCGGGCCCTAATTTAGCGACAAATGAGGTGAATGAATAGTTGAAAATCGGTGATTTCTCTAAACTGGCACGAATCAGTATTCGCATGCTTCGGCATTATGATGAAATCGGTTTGCTTGTACCAAGAAGAACGGATCCATTGACGGGCTATCGTTATTATAGTCCGGAGCAGCTTACGTTAGCG from Bacillus xiapuensis encodes:
- a CDS encoding AraC family transcriptional regulator → MKFKVETLPNYRIAYVRRVGPYGSANFEVMEKLKKWAKNRNLLKSAILFAIPQDNPETTLPENCRFDASIVISKDYQLDDSIYEGELSSGKYLIYEVKHTAEDIQKAYADIFSSLQSNGYQIDDKPIMEKYTGDIINNPYCEICVPIKS